Proteins from a genomic interval of Heteronotia binoei isolate CCM8104 ecotype False Entrance Well chromosome 5, APGP_CSIRO_Hbin_v1, whole genome shotgun sequence:
- the LOC132572099 gene encoding zinc finger protein 665-like isoform X1 gives MFFTEEEWALLDPGQRKLFWEVMEETYETAASLRDYISQEDLRAPERSTLPFLVAPGAVFPPDGNKNVWSMPFSGASLLSCFPWLEGELGLCLSAGKSSPVSFAGVAVFFTEEEWALLDPGQRKLYWAVMEEMLETAASLVADVFGKESGGRVVGKDNNIQVEAQSGGQAVPKRHCRKNREWKQKQRKELVVCQSRKKPEVSAQDETRKRKKRSNGTMNQKGSSCQFSTKTSHKVPAFLKRHKCVECGKRFHWSSSLTVHQRVHTGEKPYNCLECGKYFSWNGNLKAHQKMHTGEKPYKCLECGKCFSQNGTLKAHQKIHTGEKPFKCLECGKCFSGNGQLRSHQKIHTGEKPFKCLECGKCFSQNDTLKTHQKNHIREKPYKCPECGKCFSFNGLTSHKKIHTGKKPYKCLECRKCFFQNSHLRTHEKIHTGEKLYKCLECGKRFYQNWELTRHRRFHTGEKPYSCLECGKCFSWNVQLTAHQKIHTGEKPYKCFECGKCYSWKSGLTAHQKIHTGGKTFKCLECGKCFSWNSTLKEHQKIHTGEKPFKCLECGKSFSRNGQLRSHQKIHTGEKPFKCLECGKCFSRYNTLKTHEKIHTGEKPYKCFECGKCFSQTCSLTAHQKIHTGEKPFKCLECGKCFSLNGNLTAHKKIHTGEKPFKCLECGKCFSLNGSLTTHQKIHTGEKPFKCLECGKCFSFNGSLRSHQKIHTGEKPHKCLECGKCFSFNGSLRAHQKIHTGEKPFKCLECGKCFSRNDFLKAHQNIHTGEKPYKCLECGKCFSQSGHLRSHQKIHRGDLR, from the exons ATGTTCTTCACGGAGGAggaatgggccctgctggatccaggccaaagaAAACTCTTCTGGGAAGTGATGGAGGAAACGTACGAGACGGCCGCCTCTCTGA gagactacatttcccaggaggaCTTGCGAGCACCAGAGAGATCAACCCTGCCTTTTCTAGTTGCCCCAGGGGCAGTTTTTCCTCCAGATGGAAATAAAAATGTATGGAGTATGCCCTTCTCCGGGGCCTCTCTCCTTTCGTGCTTCCCCTGGCTGGAGGGAGAACTTGGCCTTTGCTTATCTGCAGGAAAG AGCTCCCCCGTGTCCTTTGCGGGGGTCGCCGTCTTCTTCACAGAAGAGGAATGGGCCCTTCTGGATCCAGGCCAAAGAAAACTCTACTGGGCTGTTATGGAGGAAATGTTGGAGACCgcggcctctctgg TGGCAGATGTGTTTGGAAAAGAATCAGGAGGGAGAGTTGTGGGAAAAGACAACAACATACAAGTGGAAGCACAATCTGGGGGTCAAGCGGTACCCAAGAGACATTGCAGAAAGAACAGGGAATGGAAACAGAAGCAAAGGAAGGAATTGGTGGTCTGTCAGAGCAGAAAGAAGCCTGAGGTCTCAGCCCAAGATGAAACacggaagagaaagaaaaggtcTAATGGTACCATGAACCAGAAGGGGTCCAGCTGCCAATTCAGTACTAAAACATCTCACAAAGTTCCAGCATTCTTGAAAAGGCATAAATGTGTGGAGTGTGGAAAGCGCTTCCACTGGAGTAGTTCACTAACTGTCCATCAAAgagttcacacaggggagaagccatataattgcttggagtgtggaaaataCTTCTCTTGGAATGGCAACCTAAAAGCACATCAAAAGAtgcatactggggagaagccatataaatgcttggagtgtggaaaatgcTTCTCTCAGAATGGCACCTTAAaagcacatcaaaagattcatactggggagaagccatttaaatgcttggaatgtggaaagtgcttttctgGGAATGGCCAACTAAggtcacatcaaaagattcatactggggagaagccattcaaatgcttggaatgtggaaagtgcttctctcaaaATGACACCCTAAAAACACATCAAAAGAATCATATTAGggaaaagccatataaatgccctgagtgtggaaagtgcttctctttcAATGGCCTAACTTCACAtaaaaagattcatactgggaaGAAGCCATACAAATGTTTGGAGTGTAGGAAGTGCTTCTTCCAGAATAGCCATCTAAGGACACAtgaaaagattcatactggggagaagctgtataaatgcttggagtgtggaaaacgCTTCTATCAGAATTGGGAGCTAACTAGACATCGAAggtttcacacaggggagaagccatatagctgcttggagtgtggaaagtgcttctcttggAATGTTCAACTAACTGCACATCAAAAGAtacatactggggagaagccatataaatgctttgagtgtggaaagtgctactCCTGGAAGAGCGGCTTGactgcacatcaaaagattcatactggggggAAGACATtcaaatgcttggaatgtggaaagtgcttctcttggAACAGCACcctaaaagaacatcagaagattcatactggggagaagccatttaaatgcttggaatgtgggaagagcttcTCTCGGAATGGCCAACTAAggtcacatcaaaagattcatactggggagaagccattcaaatgcttggaatgtggaaagtgcttctctcggtATAACACCCTAAAAACACAtgaaaagattcatactggggagaagccatataaatgctttgagtgtggaaagtgcttctcccaGACTTGCAGCTTGactgcacatcaaaagattcatactggggagaaaccattcaaatgcttagagtgtggaaagtgcttctctctcaATGGCAACCTAACTGCACATAagaagattcatactggggagaagccattcaaatgcttagagtgtggaaaatgCTTCTCTCTCAATGGCAGCCTAActacacatcaaaagattcatactggggagaagccgtttaagtgcttggagtgtgggaagtgCTTCTCCTTTAATGGCAGCCTAAggtcacatcaaaagattcatactggggagaaaccacataaatgcttggagtgtgggaagtgCTTCTCCTTTAATGGCAGCCTAAgagcacatcaaaagattcatactggggagaagccatttaaatgcttggagtgtggaaagtgcttttctcGGAATGACTTCTTAAAAGCACATCAAaatattcatactggggagaagccatataaatgcttggagtgtggaaagtgcttctcccaaagtggccatctaaggtcacatcaaaagattcatcgTGGGGACCTCCGGTGA